In Cloacibacterium caeni, a single window of DNA contains:
- a CDS encoding ectonucleotide pyrophosphatase/phosphodiesterase, producing the protein MKKIFSGFSIFLFSLFFAQHNLAVDTAQVITPNRFNSTEALEKPYLIFISADGYRYDYTEKYNAQNLQKFSNEGVKAKAMLPSYPSITFPNHWSIITGLYPSHHGLVDNFFYDYSRKKAYAMNKKENAEDGSWYGGIPLWSLAEQQGMVTASLQWVGSASDAGKTRPTYYYHYHEKFSPEEKINKVVNWLKLPENVRPHFISLYFPEVDGAGHRFGPESPEAEKSVQLVDNAIGNLVEKVNQLGLKNVNFIFVSDHGMIKVDKENPLSIPEMLLNKERFDIYNSQTLLRVVVKNPDEVKSTYRELKNSKTEDYQVFLTKKFPRKLHYGTKDDQYNRIGQILLVPNAPKIFLEKGKSTSAGKHGYNPRKTPEMKATFYAWGNVFKNNLEIDEFQNVSVYPLVAEILGLKISEPIDGKFSEVKKALK; encoded by the coding sequence ATGAAAAAAATATTTTCGGGTTTCAGTATTTTTCTGTTTTCTCTCTTTTTTGCTCAACATAATCTCGCGGTTGATACAGCCCAAGTTATTACTCCTAATAGATTTAATTCAACAGAAGCACTAGAAAAGCCATACCTTATTTTTATTTCTGCAGACGGTTACAGATATGATTATACCGAAAAATATAATGCTCAAAATCTTCAAAAATTTTCAAATGAAGGTGTAAAAGCAAAAGCCATGTTGCCAAGTTACCCCAGCATCACTTTCCCGAATCATTGGTCTATTATTACAGGTTTATATCCTTCTCATCACGGTTTGGTAGATAATTTTTTCTATGATTACTCCAGAAAAAAAGCCTATGCAATGAATAAAAAAGAAAATGCAGAAGATGGTTCTTGGTACGGCGGAATTCCGCTTTGGAGTTTGGCAGAGCAACAAGGAATGGTTACCGCTTCTCTGCAATGGGTTGGTTCTGCAAGTGACGCTGGAAAAACAAGACCAACTTACTATTATCACTATCACGAAAAATTTTCACCTGAAGAAAAAATTAATAAAGTAGTGAACTGGTTAAAATTGCCAGAAAATGTTCGTCCGCACTTTATTTCACTGTATTTTCCAGAAGTAGATGGAGCAGGTCATCGATTTGGACCAGAATCTCCAGAAGCCGAAAAATCTGTACAATTGGTAGATAACGCCATCGGTAATTTGGTGGAAAAAGTGAATCAATTGGGTTTGAAAAACGTGAATTTCATCTTCGTTTCAGACCATGGAATGATTAAAGTAGATAAAGAAAATCCGCTTTCTATTCCAGAAATGCTTCTCAATAAAGAAAGATTTGATATTTATAATTCTCAAACCTTACTCAGAGTAGTGGTTAAAAATCCTGATGAGGTAAAATCTACATATCGTGAATTGAAAAACTCAAAAACTGAAGATTACCAAGTTTTTTTGACCAAAAAATTTCCTAGAAAACTGCATTATGGAACAAAAGATGACCAATATAACCGCATCGGTCAGATTTTATTAGTTCCGAATGCACCAAAAATATTTTTAGAAAAAGGAAAATCTACTTCTGCAGGAAAACATGGCTACAATCCTAGAAAAACACCAGAAATGAAAGCCACTTTTTACGCTTGGGGAAATGTTTTCAAAAATAATTTAGAAATCGATGAATTTCAGAATGTGAGTGTTTATCCTTTGGTTGCGGAAATTCTCGGTTTAAAAATTTCAGAACCTATTGATGGGAAATTTTCAGAGGTTAAAAAAGCTTTGAAATAG
- a CDS encoding DUF3467 domain-containing protein, which translates to MDNNQNQDQNINIQLNEMVAAGAYCNLALVNHSPSEFVLDFIQLMPGVQQAQVRSRVILAPLHAKRVLAALQQNIQNYEAQFGEIKEVEPFVVGAGNAQA; encoded by the coding sequence ATGGATAACAACCAAAACCAAGATCAAAACATCAATATTCAATTAAACGAAATGGTAGCAGCTGGTGCTTATTGCAATCTTGCATTAGTAAACCACTCTCCATCTGAGTTTGTATTAGATTTCATTCAATTAATGCCAGGAGTTCAACAAGCTCAAGTAAGAAGCAGAGTAATCCTTGCTCCTCTTCATGCAAAAAGAGTTTTAGCTGCTCTTCAACAAAATATCCAAAACTATGAAGCTCAATTCGGAGAAATCAAAGAAGTTGAACCTTTCGTAGTAGGTGCTGGTAATGCTCAAGCATAA
- a CDS encoding alpha-amylase, with protein MMNGTMIQYFHWYTEGDGKLWEEVQQNAEYLAELGITMVWLPPAYKANGGGFSVGYDPYDLFDLGEFDQKGGIPTKYGTKEQYISAINALREKGIGTIVDIVLNHKAGGDEKERFQVYKVDPNNRQNFISEPFEIESYTKFTFPGRNKKYSDFEWNFTCFTGVDFAEGEEGDFIYQIITEHGDGWEEMTSDEKGNYDFLMYNDIEHRNPHVREELNYWGKWYHETVGFEGVRLDAVKHQSPEFYKEWLQLLRANTGKNLFAVGEFWAPGELPLLEKYIEETEGCMSLFDASLHHNLHTASQSGSEFDLRTIFDNTLVQSQPNLSVTVVDNHDTQPLQALEAPVEPWFKPIAYALILLRQEGFPCVFYPDLFGATYKDYGSDGNEHEIFLEKVDQIEELLKLRKTNAYGMQRDYFEDANCIGWTREGDEEHKGCAVVISNKDQYEKPMEMGTQYTGQYFYDALGRFEHTVQIDENGWGNFTVPAGNVSVWVPE; from the coding sequence ATGATGAACGGAACTATGATTCAATATTTCCATTGGTACACAGAAGGCGATGGAAAACTTTGGGAAGAAGTACAACAAAACGCAGAATATTTAGCAGAACTTGGCATTACAATGGTTTGGTTACCACCTGCTTACAAAGCTAATGGTGGCGGATTTTCTGTGGGTTATGATCCCTATGATTTATTTGATTTGGGAGAATTTGACCAAAAAGGTGGAATTCCCACCAAATATGGAACTAAAGAACAATATATTTCTGCCATCAATGCGCTTCGTGAAAAAGGAATTGGAACAATTGTAGATATTGTGCTGAATCACAAAGCTGGCGGTGATGAAAAAGAACGTTTTCAAGTGTACAAAGTAGATCCAAACAATCGACAGAACTTCATTTCTGAGCCTTTTGAAATAGAAAGTTACACTAAATTCACTTTTCCGGGAAGAAATAAAAAATATTCGGATTTCGAATGGAATTTCACTTGTTTTACAGGCGTAGATTTTGCCGAAGGTGAAGAAGGAGATTTCATTTATCAAATTATTACCGAACATGGTGATGGTTGGGAAGAAATGACCAGCGATGAAAAAGGAAATTACGATTTTTTGATGTACAATGACATCGAACATCGAAATCCTCATGTAAGAGAAGAACTCAATTATTGGGGAAAATGGTATCATGAAACCGTAGGTTTTGAAGGTGTTCGTTTAGATGCTGTGAAACATCAATCTCCAGAATTTTATAAAGAATGGCTTCAGTTATTACGCGCCAATACTGGTAAAAACCTCTTTGCAGTAGGAGAATTTTGGGCTCCCGGTGAATTGCCACTTTTAGAAAAATATATTGAAGAAACCGAAGGTTGTATGAGCCTTTTTGATGCTTCTTTGCATCATAATTTGCATACTGCATCACAATCGGGAAGCGAATTTGACTTGCGAACTATTTTCGACAACACTTTGGTTCAATCTCAACCCAATTTATCAGTTACAGTGGTTGATAACCATGACACTCAACCTTTGCAAGCTTTAGAAGCTCCTGTAGAACCTTGGTTTAAACCGATTGCTTATGCATTAATTTTGCTGAGACAAGAAGGTTTTCCTTGTGTTTTCTATCCAGATTTATTTGGAGCCACTTACAAAGATTATGGAAGTGATGGCAATGAACACGAAATTTTCTTAGAAAAAGTAGACCAAATAGAAGAACTTTTGAAATTGAGAAAAACTAATGCTTACGGAATGCAAAGAGATTATTTCGAAGATGCTAATTGCATCGGTTGGACTCGAGAAGGTGATGAAGAACATAAAGGTTGTGCAGTAGTGATAAGCAATAAAGACCAATACGAAAAACCTATGGAAATGGGAACGCAATATACTGGTCAGTATTTTTATGACGCATTAGGAAGATTCGAACATACTGTTCAAATTGATGAAAATGGCTGGGGAAATTTCACTGTTCCCGCTGGAAATGTAAGCGTTTGGGTTCCTGAATAG
- the dinB gene encoding DNA polymerase IV has product MQIPQRKIIHVDMDAFYASVEQHDNPELKGKPIAVGGEHRGVVAAASYEARKFGVRSAMSSKIAKEKCPHLIFVKPRFHRYKEISQKIREIFHEYTDLVEPLSLDEAYLDVTENKKNIESANEIAREIRQKIFEETGLTASAGISVNKFLAKVASDINKPNGQKTIHPTQIIDFLEELPIEKFYGIGKVTANKMYSLQIFKGKDLKAKSMEELARLFGKSGIYYYNVVRGIHHGEVKPHRIQKSVGVEHTFWDDINEDEELYQKLKSLSEELESRLSKREIKGKTLTLKIKYKDFSQYTRSKTQEVYYENAEDFYETAQKLWELRPYNKAIRLLGLSLSNLNTEEKKQISVQLKIPFEEFEKE; this is encoded by the coding sequence ATGCAAATTCCACAGAGAAAAATCATACATGTAGATATGGATGCGTTTTACGCTTCTGTGGAACAGCACGATAATCCTGAACTTAAAGGAAAACCCATTGCAGTAGGCGGTGAACATAGAGGTGTGGTAGCCGCAGCAAGTTACGAAGCCCGAAAATTTGGCGTACGTTCTGCAATGTCGAGCAAAATTGCCAAAGAAAAATGTCCGCATCTGATTTTTGTAAAGCCAAGATTTCATCGTTACAAAGAAATTTCACAGAAAATCAGAGAAATTTTTCATGAATATACTGACTTGGTAGAACCTCTTTCTCTTGACGAAGCCTATTTAGATGTTACCGAAAACAAAAAAAACATAGAATCTGCCAATGAAATAGCAAGAGAAATTCGTCAAAAAATTTTTGAAGAAACAGGGCTCACTGCTTCTGCAGGAATTTCGGTGAATAAATTTTTGGCCAAAGTAGCTTCGGATATCAATAAACCCAACGGACAAAAAACCATTCATCCTACTCAGATTATAGATTTTTTAGAAGAACTTCCGATTGAAAAATTCTACGGAATCGGAAAAGTTACGGCCAATAAAATGTACAGTTTACAGATTTTCAAAGGCAAAGATTTGAAGGCAAAATCTATGGAAGAATTGGCAAGACTTTTCGGGAAATCTGGAATTTATTATTACAATGTGGTTCGTGGAATTCATCATGGAGAAGTAAAACCCCACCGAATTCAAAAAAGTGTAGGTGTAGAACATACTTTTTGGGATGACATCAACGAAGATGAAGAACTTTACCAAAAACTAAAATCACTAAGCGAAGAACTAGAATCTAGACTTTCGAAAAGAGAAATTAAGGGCAAAACCTTGACTTTAAAAATAAAATACAAGGATTTTTCTCAATATACGCGTAGCAAAACACAAGAAGTATATTATGAAAACGCTGAAGATTTCTACGAAACCGCCCAGAAACTTTGGGAACTAAGACCTTATAATAAAGCGATTCGTTTGTTAGGTTTATCGCTTTCTAACCTCAACACAGAAGAGAAAAAACAAATTTCTGTACAACTCAAAATTCCTTTTGAAGAATTCGAAAAAGAATAA
- the rpoC gene encoding DNA-directed RNA polymerase subunit beta' translates to MMSKNKTSRFSKITIGLASPEIILQESKGEVLKPETINYRTHKPERDGLFCEKIFGPVKDYECACGKYKRIRYKGIVCDRCGVEVTEKKVRRERIGHINLVVPVAHIWYFRSLPNKIGYLLGLPSKKLDMIIYYERYVVIQQGIAKKADGSDFEDKEFLTEEEYLDVLETLPIENQYLEDTDPNKFVAKMGAEAVEELLKRIDLDALSYDLRHKAHNESSKQRRTEALKRLSVVEALRGANTRMINRPEWMVMRVLPVIPPELRPLVPLDGGRFATSDLNDLYRRVIIRNNRLKRLLEIKAPEVILRNEKRMLQEAVDSLFDNTRKSSAVKSESNRPLKSLSDSLKGKQGRFRQNLLGKRVDYSARSVIVVGPNLQLHECGIPKDMAAELYKPFIIRKLIERGIVKTVKSAKRIIDRKEPVVYDILENVMKGHPVLLNRAPTLHRLGIQAFQPKMIEGKAIQLHPLVTTAFNADFDGDQMAVHLPLGPEAILEAQLLMLGSQNILNPANGSPITVPSQDMVLGLYFMTKEAHSTETHKVKGEGLVFYSPEEVEIAYSEGQVSLNAKVRCRLPFKTEEGEIVTKLQDTTVGRILFNQIVPKQVGYIDELLTKKSLRNVIGKILADTDFPTTVKFLDDMKNLGYMNAFKGGLSFSLADIVVPAEKKTMIAQAIETVDEIKGNYNMGLITDTERYNQVIDVWTNTNAGLTEMIMSRMKSDQGGFNSVYMMLDSGARGSKEQIRQLSGMRGLMAKPQKAGAVGAEIIENPIIANFKEGLSILEYFISTHGARKGLADTALKTADAGYLTRRLVDVAQDVIITEDDCGTLRGTEVAALKKNDEIVEKLSERILGRVSLHDIYNPENDEILVHADELINEELAKKVEEAGIETVEVRSPLTCEAKKGICAKCYGRNLATGKMIHMGEAVGVIAAQSIGEPGTQLTLRTFHQGGTAGNVSENPTIVAKRDGIVEFDELRTIISEDENGNEADIVISRSTEFRLVADNAARTPLMVANVPYGSALSVKPGDKVKKGDLIAKWDPYNAVIIAETAGKVEYEDIIQGVSFQLEIDEQTGFEEKVISESRNKKAIPTLKVVDSKGVEQKAYNLPVGAHLMVNDGEKIKAGKVLIKIPRKSAKAGDITGGLPRVTELFEARNPSNPAVVTEIDGVVSYGKIKRGNRELIVESKTGEIKKYLVKLSNQILVQENDFVRAGSPLSDGSVTPDDILRIKGPTAVQEYLVNEIQEVYRLQGVKIDDKHFEIIVRQMMTKVEIVDGGDTQFLENSLEHKYDFLEENNRVFGLKVVTEPGDSKIFKAGQMITARELRDENSKLKREDLQLVEVREALTATATPVLQGITRAALQTKSFMSAASFQETTKVLNEAAVSGKVDELNGLKENVIVGHRIPAGTGLKDYQSVIVGSKKEFEDLN, encoded by the coding sequence ATTATGTCAAAAAATAAAACAAGTAGATTTAGTAAAATCACCATCGGTTTAGCTTCTCCTGAAATTATTCTTCAAGAGTCAAAAGGAGAGGTGCTAAAACCAGAAACGATTAACTATAGAACTCACAAACCAGAAAGAGATGGTTTATTCTGCGAGAAAATCTTCGGTCCTGTAAAGGATTACGAATGTGCTTGTGGAAAATATAAGAGAATTCGATACAAAGGCATCGTTTGTGACCGTTGTGGTGTAGAAGTTACCGAGAAAAAAGTACGTAGAGAGAGAATTGGACACATTAATTTAGTGGTTCCAGTAGCTCACATCTGGTATTTCCGCTCACTTCCAAACAAAATTGGTTACCTTTTAGGATTACCTTCTAAGAAATTAGATATGATTATCTACTACGAAAGATATGTAGTAATCCAACAAGGTATCGCTAAAAAAGCAGACGGTTCTGATTTCGAAGACAAAGAATTCTTAACAGAAGAAGAATATCTAGATGTTTTAGAAACCCTTCCTATTGAAAACCAATATTTAGAAGATACAGACCCTAACAAATTTGTTGCTAAAATGGGTGCTGAAGCAGTGGAAGAATTGTTAAAGAGAATTGATTTAGATGCTCTTTCTTACGATCTTCGTCACAAAGCTCACAATGAATCTTCTAAACAAAGAAGAACTGAAGCATTAAAAAGATTATCTGTAGTAGAAGCTCTTAGAGGTGCTAATACTAGAATGATTAACCGCCCAGAATGGATGGTAATGCGTGTTCTTCCTGTAATTCCACCAGAATTAAGACCACTAGTTCCACTAGATGGTGGTAGATTCGCTACATCAGATTTAAATGATTTATACAGAAGAGTTATCATTAGAAACAACCGTCTAAAGAGACTTTTAGAGATTAAAGCTCCAGAAGTTATCTTGAGAAATGAGAAGCGTATGCTTCAGGAAGCGGTAGATTCATTATTTGATAACACTAGAAAATCATCTGCTGTAAAATCAGAATCTAACAGACCATTGAAATCGCTTTCTGATTCATTGAAAGGAAAACAAGGTCGTTTCCGTCAGAACTTATTAGGGAAAAGGGTAGACTACTCTGCACGTTCGGTTATTGTTGTAGGTCCTAACTTACAATTACACGAGTGTGGTATTCCTAAAGATATGGCAGCAGAACTTTACAAACCATTTATCATTAGAAAGTTAATTGAAAGAGGTATTGTAAAAACAGTAAAATCTGCTAAAAGAATTATCGATAGAAAAGAACCAGTAGTTTATGATATTCTAGAAAACGTGATGAAAGGTCACCCAGTTCTATTGAACCGTGCACCTACCCTTCACAGATTGGGTATCCAAGCATTTCAGCCTAAAATGATTGAAGGTAAAGCTATCCAACTTCACCCGTTAGTAACTACGGCATTCAACGCCGACTTCGATGGTGACCAGATGGCGGTACACTTACCTTTAGGCCCAGAAGCGATTCTAGAAGCTCAGTTATTAATGCTAGGTTCTCAGAATATCTTGAACCCTGCAAATGGTTCTCCTATTACCGTACCTTCTCAGGACATGGTTCTTGGTCTATATTTCATGACCAAAGAAGCGCATTCTACAGAAACGCACAAGGTAAAAGGTGAAGGTTTAGTATTCTATTCTCCAGAAGAAGTAGAAATTGCTTACTCTGAAGGTCAAGTTTCTCTTAACGCTAAAGTAAGATGTAGACTTCCATTTAAAACAGAAGAAGGAGAAATCGTAACTAAACTTCAAGATACTACAGTTGGTAGAATTTTATTTAACCAAATTGTTCCTAAACAAGTAGGTTATATTGATGAATTATTGACTAAAAAATCATTAAGAAACGTAATTGGTAAAATCTTAGCAGATACAGATTTCCCAACTACTGTTAAGTTCCTTGATGATATGAAAAATCTTGGTTATATGAACGCTTTCAAAGGCGGTCTATCTTTCTCACTGGCTGATATTGTAGTACCAGCAGAAAAGAAAACCATGATTGCTCAAGCAATTGAAACAGTAGACGAGATTAAAGGGAACTATAACATGGGTCTTATCACAGATACAGAACGTTATAACCAAGTAATCGACGTTTGGACCAATACCAATGCTGGTCTTACTGAGATGATTATGAGCAGAATGAAATCTGACCAAGGTGGATTTAACTCTGTATATATGATGCTAGATTCTGGAGCGAGGGGTTCTAAAGAACAGATTCGTCAGTTATCTGGTATGAGAGGTTTGATGGCAAAACCACAAAAAGCTGGTGCAGTAGGAGCAGAGATCATCGAAAACCCAATTATTGCGAACTTTAAAGAAGGTTTATCAATTTTGGAATACTTTATCTCTACCCACGGTGCTCGTAAAGGTCTTGCGGATACCGCTCTTAAAACTGCGGATGCTGGTTACTTAACAAGAAGATTAGTAGACGTAGCTCAAGACGTAATCATTACAGAAGATGATTGTGGTACATTAAGAGGTACAGAAGTAGCTGCATTGAAGAAAAATGATGAAATAGTAGAAAAACTATCAGAAAGAATTCTTGGTAGAGTTTCTCTTCACGACATCTATAATCCAGAAAACGACGAAATTTTAGTTCACGCAGATGAGTTGATTAACGAAGAGCTTGCTAAAAAAGTAGAAGAAGCGGGTATAGAAACTGTAGAAGTTCGTTCACCATTAACTTGTGAAGCTAAAAAAGGTATCTGTGCGAAATGTTACGGACGTAACCTAGCTACAGGTAAGATGATTCACATGGGAGAAGCTGTAGGTGTAATTGCAGCACAATCAATTGGGGAACCAGGTACTCAGCTTACACTGAGAACTTTCCACCAAGGGGGAACTGCAGGAAACGTTTCAGAAAATCCTACTATCGTTGCTAAGAGAGATGGTATCGTAGAATTTGACGAATTAAGAACCATTATTTCTGAAGATGAAAATGGTAATGAAGCAGATATCGTAATTTCTCGTTCTACAGAATTCCGTTTAGTAGCAGATAATGCAGCGAGAACTCCATTAATGGTAGCAAACGTACCTTATGGTTCTGCACTTTCTGTAAAACCTGGTGATAAAGTGAAAAAAGGAGACCTTATTGCAAAATGGGATCCATATAACGCGGTTATCATTGCAGAAACTGCTGGTAAAGTAGAATACGAAGATATTATTCAAGGGGTTTCTTTCCAATTGGAAATCGACGAACAAACAGGTTTCGAAGAAAAAGTAATCTCAGAATCTAGAAATAAGAAAGCCATTCCTACCTTGAAAGTGGTAGATTCTAAAGGAGTTGAGCAAAAAGCATACAACTTACCAGTAGGAGCTCACTTAATGGTAAATGATGGTGAAAAAATTAAGGCGGGTAAAGTCTTAATCAAAATTCCTAGAAAATCTGCAAAAGCAGGGGATATCACAGGAGGTTTACCAAGAGTAACCGAATTATTCGAAGCGAGAAATCCTTCTAATCCTGCTGTAGTTACAGAAATTGACGGGGTAGTTTCTTATGGTAAAATTAAGAGAGGTAACCGTGAATTAATCGTAGAATCTAAAACAGGTGAGATTAAGAAATATTTAGTAAAACTTTCTAATCAAATCTTAGTTCAAGAAAACGACTTCGTGAGAGCTGGTTCGCCACTTTCTGACGGTTCTGTAACACCAGATGATATCTTAAGAATCAAAGGTCCAACAGCTGTTCAAGAGTACTTAGTAAACGAAATTCAAGAAGTTTACCGTTTACAAGGGGTAAAAATTGACGATAAGCATTTCGAAATCATCGTAAGACAGATGATGACTAAAGTAGAAATCGTAGACGGAGGTGATACCCAATTCCTTGAAAACAGTCTAGAACATAAATATGATTTCCTTGAAGAAAACAACAGAGTTTTCGGATTGAAAGTTGTAACTGAACCAGGAGATTCTAAAATTTTCAAAGCTGGTCAAATGATTACCGCTAGAGAATTGAGAGACGAAAATTCTAAACTGAAGAGAGAAGATCTTCAATTAGTAGAAGTTCGTGAAGCACTTACCGCAACTGCAACACCTGTTTTACAAGGTATTACCAGAGCAGCTTTACAGACTAAGTCTTTCATGTCTGCAGCATCATTCCAAGAGACTACAAAAGTTCTAAACGAAGCAGCAGTGTCTGGTAAAGTAGACGAACTAAACGGTCTTAAAGAAAATGTAATCGTAGGTCACAGAATTCCTGCTGGTACAGGTCTTAAAGATTATCAAAGTGTAATCGTGGGTTCTAAAAAAGAATTCGAGGATTTAAATTAA